TGCCTCCTTCAATTGTTCAAGTTGGGAGAGGCTAAGTCCTTCGATAATAGGAGATTCGCACACACGATCGTAGGCTCCCCTCCCAGATTCAAGTAGGGATTTCCCTATAGCTTTCTCCTTCTGGAGAGACTCCTGCATGTCCATGACCTCCTTATTGAGCCCACGTTGACCAGTGTTTCGATGAGCCCTGATTAGGTGGTTGTAGCGATCATCATCATTTGGTGGAGGGAGGTCCCTCCCCAGGAACCTATCCACCAGCAACTCCACTGAAGGGTGGCCAAAGGAGTAAACTTTGTTGGCTTTGCCCGGAGAAAATACCACAATGGCAATTTCAGCACCACATAGCGTACAAAGCTCACTAGCCTTTTTGAAGAGTCCAGCACGACGCTTAGAGAAAGTAACTTGCATGTTACTCT
This window of the Capsicum annuum cultivar UCD-10X-F1 unplaced genomic scaffold, UCD10Xv1.1 ctg56650, whole genome shotgun sequence genome carries:
- the LOC124893264 gene encoding agamous-like MADS-box protein AGL62, with protein sequence MQVTFSKRRAGLFKKASELCTLCGAEIAIVVFSPGKANKVYSFGHPSVELLVDRFLGRDLPPPNDDDRYNHLIRAHRNTGQRGLNKEVMDMQESLQKEKAIGKSLLESGRGAYDRVCESPIIEGLSLSQLEQLKEALEAQK